The proteins below come from a single Oerskovia jenensis genomic window:
- a CDS encoding metal ABC transporter permease produces MLSDPFMQRALIAAVLVGVTAPVMGTYLVQRKLSLLGDGIGHVALTGVALGWLVGGAMGVVPDDALAIPGAVVAAVIGSVVIEIVRERGRTSGDVALALMFYGGIAGGVLLIGVAGGSSGNLMQYLFGSISSVSPTDLWLTLILGVLILAVGMGLRAALFAVSYDEEFSRASGLPVRALNIAIAVIAALTVTVAMRVVGLLLVSALMIVPVAIAQLVTISFRRTMALAMVIGVVVCVVGLSVTYWQTLSPGATIVVLAIALYAVVAVLRPVLVRRRPRTSHDPHPDIPDDVHVEGGERCSA; encoded by the coding sequence ATGCTCTCCGACCCCTTCATGCAGCGCGCGCTGATCGCGGCCGTGCTGGTCGGCGTGACCGCGCCCGTCATGGGGACCTACCTCGTGCAGCGCAAGCTGTCGCTGCTCGGCGACGGGATCGGGCACGTGGCCCTCACGGGAGTCGCTCTCGGCTGGCTCGTCGGCGGCGCCATGGGCGTCGTGCCCGACGACGCGCTCGCCATCCCCGGGGCGGTCGTCGCGGCCGTGATCGGCTCGGTGGTCATCGAGATCGTGCGTGAGCGCGGCCGCACGAGCGGCGACGTGGCCCTGGCCCTGATGTTCTACGGCGGCATCGCGGGCGGTGTCCTGCTCATCGGCGTCGCGGGCGGCAGCTCGGGCAACCTCATGCAGTACCTGTTCGGCTCGATCTCGAGCGTCTCCCCGACCGACCTGTGGCTGACCCTGATCCTGGGCGTGCTCATCCTCGCGGTCGGCATGGGGCTGCGCGCCGCGCTGTTCGCCGTGAGCTACGACGAGGAGTTCTCGCGGGCCTCGGGACTGCCCGTGCGGGCGCTCAACATCGCGATCGCCGTCATCGCGGCCCTGACCGTGACCGTGGCCATGCGTGTCGTCGGGCTGCTGCTCGTGAGCGCCCTCATGATCGTGCCCGTCGCGATCGCCCAGCTCGTCACGATCTCGTTCCGGCGGACCATGGCGCTGGCCATGGTCATCGGCGTCGTGGTCTGCGTGGTCGGACTGTCCGTCACGTACTGGCAGACTCTGTCCCCGGGGGCCACGATCGTCGTCCTGGCGATCGCCCTCTACGCGGTCGTGGCGGTCCTGCGGCCCGTGCTCGTGCGGCGCAGGCCGCGCACGTCGCACGACCCGCACCCCGACATCCCCGACGACGTCCACGTGGAAGGTGGCGAGCGATGCAGCGCATGA
- a CDS encoding DUF7937 domain-containing protein encodes MTNETDPGPGPDQHSRTPAGGSAQAPSSEGSATGATSEPTRVAEQGRAAAVGGNPFAGIPVSDYVRDGVAALLLFVSLTMPWDVGHKASDKVEVILVTVVSLLSLALPYLARTGALPTTWTVHTTRLARLVANAPYVLLAAVYIVLDLVNRTTDNGWGGVGTALSLGLAGAFLAAQPRQAELGPVEQDGAASRLWTLVLTVIAGVAVVGAVVAFLLTFSLGVSALLVLRFLVAGAVTVALVGWPVWGILRRDEAWRLVLVGLGIALVVLFVLNTSNLLVSFDSFALGQFGLLLVPAAAAVASSPALARTTSSSSPVSTWVAVAVHALDLVVVVALGTALTGVFTLADGGRGSVLILSIVFGLLAAGAALVARRSLARDAVAGRTLALGAAGVVAILGIVLLIVATNQPGAGFGTTLLLLAYGLPLVVVFALTVPAEVRTHFAENRPSSLVGADAAPSAYVWQPPAPRPARPKPAPEPVAGPYGSGSYATGPDGYGPEPGEHEPDQVAAPSRPTPVRAPARPDQAARPDQPVQAAQQPPSAQPVQQVRYQPSQEPTQPVRQDPQPARPVEQYQPTQVLPAQGGSSSHPVQPVVPERSGYAARPGYAAQPVGDTAVLPPYQDPQPAGFSAAQALDPSTPLEVLAQIVQEAPHLRPQVAANPSTYPALVEWLGNLGDPAVDAALRSRGR; translated from the coding sequence ATGACCAACGAGACCGACCCCGGGCCTGGTCCCGATCAGCACTCACGGACCCCGGCCGGAGGGTCCGCGCAGGCCCCGTCGTCCGAGGGGTCCGCGACCGGAGCCACCTCGGAGCCGACGCGTGTCGCCGAGCAGGGGCGGGCCGCGGCGGTCGGGGGCAACCCGTTCGCCGGGATCCCCGTGAGCGACTACGTGCGGGACGGCGTGGCGGCCCTGCTGCTCTTCGTCTCGCTCACGATGCCGTGGGACGTCGGGCACAAGGCGTCGGACAAGGTCGAGGTCATCCTCGTCACGGTGGTCTCGCTGCTCTCGCTCGCGCTCCCGTACCTGGCGCGGACCGGTGCTCTGCCCACGACGTGGACGGTGCACACGACCCGTCTCGCCCGTCTCGTCGCGAACGCTCCGTACGTGCTGCTGGCCGCGGTCTACATCGTTCTCGACCTCGTGAACCGGACCACGGACAACGGCTGGGGCGGCGTCGGCACGGCGCTCTCGCTGGGCCTTGCGGGGGCGTTCCTCGCGGCCCAGCCTCGACAGGCCGAGCTCGGCCCGGTCGAGCAGGACGGCGCGGCCTCGCGTCTGTGGACGCTGGTCCTGACGGTGATCGCCGGCGTGGCGGTCGTCGGCGCGGTCGTCGCCTTCCTCCTCACCTTCTCCCTGGGCGTGTCGGCCCTGCTGGTGCTCCGGTTCCTCGTGGCCGGCGCGGTCACCGTGGCGCTCGTCGGGTGGCCCGTGTGGGGGATCCTTCGCCGCGACGAGGCCTGGCGTCTCGTGCTCGTCGGGCTGGGGATCGCGCTCGTGGTGCTGTTCGTCCTGAACACCAGCAACCTGCTGGTCAGCTTCGACTCGTTCGCCCTCGGGCAGTTCGGCCTGCTGCTCGTCCCCGCTGCCGCGGCGGTCGCCTCGTCGCCGGCCCTCGCGCGGACCACCTCCTCGTCGTCGCCCGTCTCGACGTGGGTCGCCGTCGCGGTCCACGCGCTCGACCTCGTCGTCGTCGTCGCGCTCGGGACTGCCCTGACCGGTGTCTTCACGCTCGCGGACGGCGGGCGAGGCTCGGTCCTGATCCTGTCGATCGTGTTCGGGCTCCTCGCTGCGGGCGCCGCGCTCGTGGCACGTCGCTCGCTCGCCCGCGACGCCGTGGCCGGGCGGACTCTCGCCCTGGGCGCTGCGGGTGTCGTGGCGATCCTCGGCATCGTGCTCCTCATCGTCGCGACGAACCAGCCCGGGGCCGGCTTCGGCACGACGCTGCTCCTGCTGGCGTACGGGCTGCCGCTCGTCGTGGTGTTCGCGCTCACGGTGCCGGCCGAGGTCCGCACGCACTTCGCGGAGAACCGCCCGTCGTCGCTCGTCGGGGCCGACGCCGCGCCGAGCGCGTACGTGTGGCAGCCGCCGGCGCCGCGTCCGGCGCGCCCCAAGCCCGCGCCGGAGCCGGTCGCCGGCCCGTACGGCAGCGGCAGCTACGCGACCGGCCCGGACGGGTACGGCCCCGAGCCCGGCGAGCACGAGCCCGACCAGGTCGCGGCACCGTCGCGCCCGACGCCCGTCCGCGCTCCCGCGCGGCCGGACCAGGCGGCGCGGCCGGACCAGCCGGTGCAGGCTGCCCAGCAGCCCCCGTCGGCCCAGCCCGTGCAGCAGGTCCGCTACCAGCCCAGCCAGGAGCCGACCCAGCCCGTCCGGCAGGACCCTCAGCCTGCTCGCCCGGTCGAGCAGTACCAGCCGACCCAGGTCCTGCCGGCCCAGGGCGGCTCGTCCTCGCACCCCGTGCAGCCGGTCGTCCCCGAGCGTTCGGGGTACGCGGCGCGCCCGGGCTACGCGGCGCAGCCCGTGGGTGACACCGCGGTGCTGCCGCCGTACCAGGACCCGCAGCCGGCCGGTTTCAGCGCCGCTCAGGCACTGGACCCGTCCACGCCGCTCGAGGTGCTCGCGCAGATCGTCCAGGAGGCTCCGCACCTGCGGCCCCAGGTGGCGGCCAACCCGTCGACGTACCCCGCGCTGGTCGAGTGGCTCGGCAACCTCGGCGACCCCGCGGTCGACGCCGCCCTGCGTTCGCGGGGCCGCTGA
- a CDS encoding Fur family transcriptional regulator: MQRMTRQRAAVSEALEDLPDFRSAQQLHELLRARGDAVGLATVYRTLQTMADGGDVDVLRTEDGESLYRKCERSEHHHHLVCRSCGKAVEIDGPTVETWASQVGAVHGFTDIQHTIELFGTCEACRAKQVS, encoded by the coding sequence ATGCAGCGCATGACCCGTCAACGGGCAGCGGTCTCCGAGGCTCTGGAGGACCTGCCCGACTTCCGCAGCGCGCAACAGCTCCACGAGCTGCTGCGCGCTCGCGGCGACGCCGTGGGTCTGGCGACCGTCTACCGCACCCTGCAGACCATGGCCGACGGCGGCGACGTCGACGTCCTGCGCACCGAGGACGGCGAGAGCCTGTATCGCAAGTGCGAGCGTTCCGAGCACCACCACCACCTCGTGTGCCGCTCGTGCGGCAAGGCGGTCGAGATCGACGGCCCGACCGTCGAGACCTGGGCCTCCCAGGTGGGCGCCGTCCACGGCTTCACGGACATCCAGCACACGATCGAGCTGTTCGGCACGTGCGAGGCGTGCCGCGCGAAGCAGGTGTCGTGA
- a CDS encoding VOC family protein → MTLSIGMVTVDSTDPRPLAQWWARQTGGKVIDEADGWFLEVVPAQEGKGPVLGFQKVEDPTPGKNRLHLDASAADRAAEVARLVADGATHVAEHTIPGYRWTVLADPQGNQFCVGQADESATEIS, encoded by the coding sequence ATGACTCTCTCGATCGGCATGGTCACGGTGGACTCGACCGACCCGCGCCCGTTGGCGCAGTGGTGGGCCCGGCAGACGGGCGGGAAGGTGATCGACGAGGCCGACGGCTGGTTCCTCGAGGTCGTGCCCGCGCAGGAGGGCAAGGGGCCCGTCCTGGGGTTCCAGAAGGTCGAGGACCCGACCCCCGGCAAGAACAGGCTTCACCTCGACGCGTCGGCCGCGGACCGTGCGGCGGAGGTCGCCCGTCTGGTCGCGGACGGCGCGACGCACGTCGCCGAGCACACGATCCCCGGCTACCGGTGGACGGTGCTCGCGGACCCGCAGGGCAACCAGTTCTGCGTGGGCCAGGCGGACGAGAGCGCGACCGAGATCTCCTGA
- a CDS encoding DedA family protein produces MSVSLLGPTASLASASFVPAAAGVVTAADESTGIFAIDGVPYWVIYAAAFAIVFVRAQATYWVGRGVARGTGNTRWAQRLESERARRAIATINTWGPIAVTLSFFTVGVQTVINLTAGYTRMRFSRYLAALLPGCAIWAAIWTTIGIAAFNTAVLLAARSPVGLAVLVLLVVALVAWIVVASRRRRARSAQGDEAPAALATPSGSVGAPVAAEATDTPPGTTGSNPFGDVADLLLDVPGEAPGPTGRTSDGPSGAPAAPERD; encoded by the coding sequence GTGAGCGTCTCGCTCCTGGGCCCGACGGCGTCGCTCGCCTCCGCGTCGTTCGTCCCGGCCGCCGCCGGGGTCGTCACGGCGGCCGACGAGTCGACGGGGATCTTCGCGATCGACGGCGTCCCGTACTGGGTCATCTACGCCGCGGCCTTCGCGATCGTGTTCGTCCGGGCGCAGGCCACCTACTGGGTCGGTCGCGGGGTCGCTCGCGGGACGGGCAACACCCGGTGGGCGCAACGCCTCGAGAGCGAGCGGGCCCGGCGCGCGATCGCCACGATCAACACGTGGGGACCCATCGCGGTCACCCTGTCGTTCTTCACGGTCGGGGTCCAGACCGTCATCAACCTCACCGCGGGCTACACCCGCATGAGGTTCTCGCGCTACCTCGCGGCGCTGCTCCCGGGCTGCGCCATCTGGGCCGCCATCTGGACGACGATCGGGATCGCGGCGTTCAACACGGCCGTGCTGCTCGCGGCCCGGAGCCCGGTCGGGCTCGCGGTGCTCGTGCTGCTCGTGGTCGCGCTCGTGGCGTGGATCGTCGTCGCCTCGCGTCGTCGACGCGCTCGTTCCGCACAGGGCGACGAGGCCCCCGCGGCCCTCGCGACGCCGTCGGGCAGCGTCGGCGCACCGGTCGCGGCCGAGGCGACGGACACGCCGCCCGGGACGACCGGGAGCAACCCGTTCGGTGACGTGGCCGACCTGCTGCTCGACGTGCCGGGCGAGGCCCCCGGCCCCACCGGCCGCACGTCGGACGGCCCCTCGGGCGCGCCCGCGGCCCCCGAGCGCGACTGA
- a CDS encoding outer membrane protein assembly factor BamB family protein: protein MAPRRREHDAHAVELVEVAELDDDFDAEPSGAAPRQRASVVTGAAHPRGDAAAGRRRSRSRSRSHGEDVDGSGSPRSRGARRGVLGHVVLGAVLVVCAVGGSFGVGAVLERARADRVAAQVGGLWPVAGEPATVWRASTGGAQPAAVEGQVVLVGTDGTLTARDLTTGEEVWTADLPSGATTCGPDLLDPDVVGSTLVCVTVRGSPPVAGRGDDGFPILVTVLDRSGAVVGSRGLADGVVAAVPLAGGRVATAAHGAGGVVVAWEGALDGAVERIRTVAVAEGWADAVGSTGADTSATGTVPPDDVGMVVVRGLLQVRAGGSSTTFDTSGDALTERASSQARGWLKEGGLPGGSSVRVVDDRRTGRENRIDAVGSDGRVRFSLTGEPFVPQVADGGPPQVVVVRMPGFTGYDATTGRRLWHREEWPEVLWLQTDDVVVMESGSRLLALESRTGREIWQRWLPAEVVRVFTDGDSVLLATVGDGIGGTDGASTSVVSVSLFDGRTEWRRALDGDYYEVVSAQGTLFAVTRTEVVRLGRGTRRYRVGDLSHR from the coding sequence GTGGCTCCACGACGTCGTGAGCATGATGCCCACGCCGTCGAGCTGGTCGAGGTGGCCGAGCTCGACGACGACTTCGACGCGGAGCCGTCGGGTGCGGCCCCTCGGCAGCGGGCGAGCGTCGTCACGGGTGCCGCGCACCCCCGGGGCGACGCCGCCGCGGGACGCCGCCGCAGCCGCAGCCGCAGCCGCAGCCACGGCGAGGACGTGGACGGGAGCGGATCGCCCAGGTCGCGTGGCGCCAGGAGGGGCGTCCTCGGCCACGTGGTCCTCGGTGCGGTCCTCGTGGTCTGCGCCGTGGGGGGCTCGTTCGGGGTGGGCGCGGTCCTCGAACGGGCGAGGGCCGACAGGGTTGCCGCCCAGGTGGGAGGGCTGTGGCCCGTCGCGGGCGAGCCTGCGACCGTGTGGCGAGCGTCGACGGGGGGAGCGCAGCCCGCGGCCGTCGAGGGTCAGGTCGTGCTCGTCGGCACGGACGGGACGCTGACCGCCCGCGACCTCACCACGGGCGAGGAGGTGTGGACCGCCGACCTGCCGTCCGGGGCGACCACGTGCGGCCCCGACCTCCTCGACCCGGACGTCGTGGGTTCGACTCTCGTGTGCGTCACGGTCCGCGGTTCCCCTCCGGTCGCCGGTCGCGGCGACGACGGGTTCCCGATCCTCGTGACGGTCCTGGACCGGTCCGGAGCGGTCGTCGGGTCGCGTGGGCTGGCGGACGGCGTCGTGGCGGCCGTGCCGCTCGCGGGCGGGCGGGTGGCGACGGCCGCCCACGGGGCGGGCGGCGTCGTCGTCGCGTGGGAGGGGGCGCTCGACGGTGCGGTCGAGAGGATCCGCACCGTCGCGGTCGCCGAGGGCTGGGCGGACGCGGTCGGGTCCACGGGGGCGGACACGTCCGCGACGGGGACGGTGCCACCCGACGACGTCGGGATGGTCGTGGTGCGCGGACTGCTGCAGGTCCGGGCCGGCGGCTCCTCGACGACCTTCGACACGAGCGGCGACGCGCTCACCGAGCGCGCGAGCTCGCAGGCGCGGGGATGGTTGAAGGAGGGCGGTCTGCCCGGAGGCTCGTCCGTCAGGGTGGTCGACGACCGGCGGACCGGGCGGGAGAACCGCATCGACGCCGTCGGGTCGGACGGTCGGGTGCGGTTCAGCCTGACCGGTGAGCCGTTCGTGCCCCAGGTCGCAGATGGCGGCCCGCCCCAGGTCGTCGTGGTCCGGATGCCGGGCTTCACCGGGTACGACGCGACCACGGGGCGCCGGCTCTGGCACCGGGAGGAGTGGCCCGAGGTGCTGTGGCTCCAGACCGACGACGTCGTGGTGATGGAGTCCGGGTCGCGCTTGCTCGCGCTCGAGTCCAGGACCGGTCGTGAGATCTGGCAGCGCTGGTTGCCCGCGGAGGTCGTCCGGGTGTTCACCGACGGTGACTCGGTGCTCCTGGCGACGGTCGGCGACGGGATCGGCGGGACGGACGGTGCCTCGACGAGCGTCGTGTCCGTGAGCCTGTTCGACGGTCGTACCGAGTGGCGCCGAGCCCTCGACGGGGACTACTACGAGGTCGTGTCCGCGCAGGGGACGCTGTTCGCGGTGACGAGGACCGAGGTCGTGCGTCTGGGTCGTGGGACGCGCAGGTACAGAGTGGGAGACTTGAGCCATCGGTGA
- a CDS encoding isoprenyl transferase produces MGRPIQPPPPHPSGATAPNIPARFVPNHVAIVMDGNGRWANERGLPRTEGHKAGEAALLDVVAGAVEIGVKHVSAYAFSTENWKRSPEEVRFLMQFNRDVIRRRRDEMSSWGVRMRWAGRRPRLWGSVIKELEDAERLTKDNDTCTLTMCVNYGGRAEIADAAQAIAREVAAGRLDPKKVTEKTVAKYLDEPDLPDVDLFLRSSGEQRTSNFMIWQAAYAEMVFLPEHWPDVDRRSLWRAVEEYASRDRRYGGAVDRSTEAADIP; encoded by the coding sequence ATGGGTCGACCGATCCAGCCGCCCCCGCCGCACCCGTCGGGGGCCACGGCTCCGAACATCCCGGCGCGGTTCGTGCCGAACCACGTCGCGATCGTCATGGACGGCAACGGCCGGTGGGCCAACGAGCGGGGGCTCCCGCGCACCGAGGGGCACAAGGCGGGCGAGGCTGCTCTGCTCGACGTCGTGGCCGGCGCGGTCGAGATCGGCGTCAAGCACGTCTCGGCGTACGCGTTCTCGACCGAGAACTGGAAGCGCTCGCCCGAGGAGGTGCGCTTCCTCATGCAGTTCAACCGTGACGTGATCCGTCGTCGGCGCGACGAGATGAGCAGCTGGGGCGTGCGGATGCGGTGGGCAGGGCGTCGTCCGCGCCTGTGGGGCTCGGTCATCAAGGAGCTCGAGGACGCGGAGCGGCTCACCAAGGACAACGACACGTGCACGCTCACGATGTGCGTGAACTACGGCGGGCGCGCCGAGATCGCGGACGCGGCGCAGGCCATCGCCCGCGAGGTCGCGGCGGGTCGGCTCGACCCGAAGAAGGTCACCGAGAAGACCGTCGCGAAGTACCTCGACGAGCCCGACCTTCCGGACGTGGACCTGTTCCTGCGGTCCTCGGGTGAGCAGCGCACGTCGAACTTCATGATCTGGCAGGCCGCGTACGCCGAGATGGTCTTCCTGCCCGAGCACTGGCCGGACGTCGACCGGCGCAGCCTGTGGCGTGCGGTCGAGGAGTACGCGAGCCGCGACCGGCGCTACGGCGGGGCGGTCGACAGGTCGACCGAGGCGGCCGACATCCCCTGA
- a CDS encoding metal ABC transporter ATP-binding protein, translating into MSTSPLTPSTEPTTTRPAGAPAIEARGVHVRLGSSDILRGIDLTVERGEVVALLGANGSGKSTLVKSLVGIVPLAAGHVRLLGAELGPQVPWAHLGYVPQRVSAQTGVPSTAEEVVASGLLHGRRIRLPRGWRATAREALDRVGLADRAQSAVHELSGGQQQRVLIARALARSPELLILDEPVAGVDQPSQEAFAATLTELTRGGMTVLVVLHELGTLAPLIQRCVVLRHGLVVHDGAPPQATAAHAGPDHQHLHPHGDDTEHGASAGIDMGLIDAPLTRHNPTPARIDRGAAS; encoded by the coding sequence ATGAGCACCTCACCCCTGACCCCCTCGACCGAGCCCACCACCACTCGGCCCGCAGGAGCCCCCGCGATCGAGGCCCGCGGCGTGCACGTGCGCCTCGGCAGCAGCGACATCCTGCGCGGCATCGACCTCACGGTCGAGCGCGGCGAGGTCGTCGCACTGCTCGGCGCGAACGGCTCGGGCAAGTCGACGCTCGTGAAGTCCCTCGTGGGCATCGTCCCGCTCGCGGCAGGCCACGTCCGGCTCCTCGGCGCCGAGCTCGGCCCCCAGGTCCCCTGGGCGCACCTGGGCTACGTGCCGCAGCGCGTCTCGGCCCAGACCGGCGTCCCCTCGACCGCGGAGGAGGTCGTCGCCTCGGGGCTGCTCCACGGCCGCCGCATCCGCCTGCCCCGCGGCTGGCGCGCCACGGCCCGCGAAGCGCTCGATCGCGTGGGCCTCGCCGACCGGGCCCAGAGCGCCGTCCACGAGCTCTCGGGCGGCCAGCAGCAGCGTGTGCTCATCGCCCGCGCGCTGGCCCGCAGCCCCGAGCTGCTCATCCTCGACGAGCCCGTGGCCGGTGTCGACCAGCCCAGCCAGGAGGCGTTCGCCGCGACGCTCACCGAGCTGACGCGCGGTGGCATGACCGTCCTGGTCGTCCTGCACGAGCTCGGCACGCTCGCGCCCCTCATCCAGCGGTGCGTGGTGCTGCGTCACGGTCTCGTGGTGCACGACGGCGCCCCACCCCAGGCCACGGCCGCGCACGCCGGCCCCGACCACCAGCACCTGCACCCGCACGGGGACGACACCGAGCACGGCGCCTCCGCCGGGATCGACATGGGCCTGATCGACGCCCCGCTGACCCGCCACAACCCCACCCCCGCCCGCATCGACCGTGGAGCCGCCTCGTGA
- the recO gene encoding DNA repair protein RecO — protein sequence MVLYRDEAIVLRAQKLGEADRIVTLLTRENGKVRAVGKGVRRTSSRFGARLEPFMFVDVQLHVGRTLDVVTQAETVGPYARAICEDYGLYTAGAAMLETADRLVEAEKEPAVQQFWLLAGALRSLAAHAHAPGLVLDSYLLRAFAVAGWAPSFTDCSRCGEPGPHRSFAVALGGAVCSRCRPPGSTSPAPETFSLLAALLAGEWDVADVSDVRHRKEASGLVAAYSQYHLERTLRSLRMVERDDAGTPRGGGAA from the coding sequence GTGGTCCTCTACCGAGACGAAGCGATCGTGCTGCGCGCCCAGAAGCTGGGCGAGGCGGACCGCATCGTCACCCTGCTCACGCGGGAGAACGGCAAGGTCCGGGCCGTGGGCAAGGGCGTGCGCCGCACGTCGTCGCGTTTCGGGGCCCGGCTCGAGCCGTTCATGTTCGTCGACGTCCAGCTCCACGTGGGCCGCACGCTCGACGTCGTGACGCAGGCCGAGACGGTGGGGCCGTACGCGCGCGCGATCTGCGAGGACTACGGCCTGTACACGGCGGGGGCCGCGATGCTGGAGACGGCGGACCGGCTCGTGGAGGCCGAGAAGGAGCCGGCGGTGCAGCAGTTCTGGCTGCTCGCGGGGGCGCTGCGCTCGCTCGCGGCGCACGCGCACGCGCCGGGCCTGGTGCTCGACTCCTACCTGCTGCGTGCCTTCGCGGTCGCCGGCTGGGCCCCGAGCTTCACCGACTGCTCGCGGTGCGGCGAGCCAGGACCCCACCGCTCGTTCGCGGTGGCCCTGGGCGGCGCGGTCTGCTCGCGGTGCCGGCCGCCGGGGTCGACGTCCCCGGCCCCTGAGACCTTCTCCCTGCTCGCTGCGCTGCTCGCGGGCGAGTGGGACGTGGCGGACGTGTCGGACGTGCGTCATCGCAAGGAAGCCAGCGGCCTCGTGGCCGCCTACAGCCAATATCACCTGGAGAGAACGTTGCGATCACTGCGGATGGTGGAACGAGACGACGCGGGCACCCCGAGGGGCGGGGGAGCGGCCTGA
- the leuA gene encoding 2-isopropylmalate synthase: MSTTAQTPQTSPRSAQQPSGMPVHKYQPFHEQFDVALPDRTWPDKRIDAAPRWCAVDLRDGNQALIEPMNAERKLKMFQLLVEMGYKEIEVGFPSASQTDFDFVRLLIEDGHIPDDVVIQVLTQSREHLIARTYESLRGAKQAIVHLYNSTSRLQREVVFRTDREGIIAIAVNGAKLCRKFEETIPETTVFYEYSPESYTGTELEFAVEICNEVIEVFEPTPDRKVIINLPATVEMATPNVYADSIEWMNRHLAHRENVVLSLHPHNDRGTAVAAAELGYQAGADRIEGCLFGNGERTGNVCLVTLGMNLFSQGIDPQIDFSDMDRIRRTVEHCNQIAVHERHPYAGDLVFTAFSGSHQDAIKKGLDAMAAEAEAAGKGVDDLVWGVPYLPIDPKDVGRSYEAVIRVNSQSGKGGISYLLQSERHLDLPRRLQIEFSRVVQAFTDAGGQEVTGDDIWRIFSDEYLPVAPESGLEQWGRLKLRGTRAVSSEDGPDTLAVDVLDRGEHLTLEGSGNGPVAAFVDAIAQVGVEVRVLDYAEHALPEGGDATAAAYVECQVGDEVLWGVGIDPSITTASLKAIVSAVNRVERSEG, encoded by the coding sequence ATGAGCACCACGGCGCAGACCCCCCAGACCAGCCCCCGCTCCGCACAGCAGCCCTCCGGCATGCCCGTGCACAAGTACCAGCCGTTCCACGAGCAGTTCGACGTGGCTCTGCCGGACCGCACGTGGCCCGACAAGCGCATCGACGCGGCCCCGCGCTGGTGCGCGGTCGACCTGCGGGACGGCAACCAGGCACTGATCGAGCCCATGAACGCCGAGCGCAAGCTGAAGATGTTCCAGCTGCTCGTCGAGATGGGCTACAAGGAGATCGAGGTCGGCTTCCCGTCGGCCTCCCAGACGGACTTCGACTTCGTGCGCCTGCTCATCGAGGACGGGCACATCCCGGACGACGTCGTGATCCAGGTCCTGACGCAGTCCCGCGAGCACCTGATCGCCCGGACGTACGAGTCGCTGCGCGGTGCCAAGCAGGCGATCGTGCACCTGTACAACTCGACGTCTCGGCTCCAGCGCGAGGTCGTGTTCCGCACGGACCGCGAGGGCATCATCGCGATCGCGGTCAACGGTGCGAAGCTGTGCCGCAAGTTCGAGGAGACCATCCCGGAGACCACGGTCTTCTACGAGTACTCTCCCGAGTCCTACACGGGCACCGAGCTCGAGTTCGCCGTGGAGATCTGCAACGAGGTCATCGAGGTCTTCGAGCCGACTCCCGACCGCAAGGTCATCATCAACCTGCCCGCGACGGTCGAGATGGCGACGCCGAACGTGTACGCCGACTCGATCGAGTGGATGAACCGGCATCTCGCGCACCGTGAGAACGTCGTCCTGTCGCTGCACCCGCACAACGACCGGGGCACCGCGGTCGCGGCGGCCGAGCTGGGCTACCAGGCCGGGGCGGACCGCATCGAGGGCTGCCTGTTCGGCAACGGCGAGCGCACGGGCAACGTCTGCCTGGTCACGCTGGGCATGAATCTCTTCAGCCAGGGGATCGACCCGCAGATCGACTTCTCCGACATGGACCGCATCCGCCGCACGGTCGAGCACTGCAACCAGATCGCGGTGCACGAGCGCCACCCGTACGCCGGGGACCTGGTCTTCACCGCGTTCTCGGGTTCGCACCAGGACGCGATCAAGAAGGGTCTCGACGCCATGGCGGCCGAGGCCGAGGCGGCGGGCAAGGGTGTCGACGACCTGGTCTGGGGCGTGCCGTACCTGCCGATCGACCCCAAGGACGTGGGGCGGTCGTACGAGGCCGTGATCCGTGTCAACTCGCAGTCCGGCAAGGGTGGCATCTCGTACCTGCTGCAGTCCGAGCGCCACCTGGACCTGCCCCGCCGGCTGCAGATCGAGTTCTCGCGCGTCGTCCAGGCATTCACGGACGCGGGCGGGCAGGAGGTCACGGGCGACGACATCTGGCGCATCTTCTCGGACGAGTACCTGCCGGTCGCGCCCGAGTCGGGACTGGAGCAGTGGGGCCGGCTCAAGCTGCGCGGGACGCGTGCGGTGTCGTCGGAGGACGGCCCGGACACGCTCGCGGTCGACGTGCTGGACCGTGGTGAGCACCTGACGCTCGAGGGCTCGGGCAACGGTCCCGTCGCGGCGTTCGTGGACGCGATCGCGCAGGTCGGCGTGGAGGTCCGCGTCCTGGACTACGCCGAGCACGCGCTCCCGGAGGGTGGGGACGCGACGGCCGCGGCGTACGTCGAGTGCCAGGTCGGCGACGAGGTCCTGTGGGGCGTGGGGATCGACCCCTCGATCACCACGGCCTCGCTCAAGGCGATCGTCTCGGCCGTCAACCGCGTGGAGCGCTCCGAGGGCTGA